In one Streptomyces sp. T12 genomic region, the following are encoded:
- a CDS encoding GDSL-type esterase/lipase family protein, with amino-acid sequence MDTEHDRITTPVTADLLRGALDVEHTEHGVLPHRLPARARAQNTDGQLAMAESQPSGVRLAFRTRATAIELDTLPTKRSYVGAPPRPDGVYDLIVDGRPAGQGSVTGGNVVIVDMAAGTAEHRTGRAGTVRFAGLPDGDKDVEIWLPHNETTELIALRTDAPVEPARDPGRRVWLHHGSSISHGSDAASPTGIWPALAASRGGVELINLGLAGSALLDPFTARTLRDTPADLISVKIGINLVNLDLMRLRAFGPAVHGFLDTVREGHPTTPLLVVSPILCPIHEDTPGPCAPDFSALSAGRLRFVAMGDPAERASGKLTLGVIREELSRIVKQRAADDPNLHYLDGRDLYGETDAAELPLPDDLHPDAATHRRIGERFAQLAFTAEGPFAATA; translated from the coding sequence ATGGACACCGAGCACGACCGGATCACCACGCCCGTCACTGCCGACCTCCTGCGCGGCGCCCTCGACGTCGAGCACACCGAGCACGGCGTCCTGCCGCACCGGCTGCCTGCCCGGGCACGCGCCCAGAACACCGACGGGCAGCTGGCCATGGCCGAGTCGCAGCCCTCCGGCGTACGGCTGGCCTTCCGCACCCGGGCCACCGCCATCGAGCTGGACACGCTGCCCACCAAACGCAGTTACGTCGGCGCGCCACCCCGCCCGGACGGCGTGTACGACCTGATCGTCGACGGCCGCCCCGCAGGGCAGGGCAGCGTGACCGGCGGCAACGTCGTGATCGTCGACATGGCCGCCGGAACCGCCGAGCACCGGACCGGCCGGGCCGGCACCGTCCGCTTCGCAGGGCTGCCCGACGGCGACAAGGACGTCGAGATCTGGCTGCCGCACAACGAGACCACCGAACTGATCGCCCTGCGCACCGACGCCCCCGTCGAGCCCGCGCGCGACCCCGGCCGCAGGGTGTGGCTGCACCACGGCAGTTCCATCAGCCACGGCTCCGACGCCGCGAGCCCCACCGGCATCTGGCCCGCGCTCGCCGCCTCGCGCGGCGGCGTGGAGCTGATCAACCTGGGCCTGGCCGGGAGCGCTCTGCTCGATCCGTTCACCGCCCGCACCCTGCGCGACACCCCCGCCGACCTCATCAGCGTCAAGATCGGCATCAACCTGGTCAACCTGGACCTGATGCGGCTGCGCGCCTTCGGCCCCGCGGTCCACGGTTTCCTCGACACCGTCAGGGAAGGGCACCCGACGACACCGCTGCTGGTCGTGTCGCCCATCCTGTGCCCCATCCATGAGGACACGCCCGGCCCCTGCGCCCCCGACTTCAGCGCGCTCAGCGCAGGGCGACTGCGGTTCGTCGCCATGGGTGACCCTGCGGAACGCGCGAGCGGAAAGCTGACGTTGGGCGTCATCCGGGAGGAGCTGTCCCGCATCGTCAAGCAGCGGGCGGCCGACGACCCGAACCTGCACTACCTCGACGGCCGCGACCTCTACGGCGAGACCGACGCCGCCGAACTCCCGCTCCCCGACGACCTTCACCCGGACGCCGCCACCCACCGCCGCATCGGCGAACGCTTCGCCCAGCTGGCGTTCACCGCCGAAGGGCCGTTCGCGGCGACGGCCTAG
- a CDS encoding TetR/AcrR family transcriptional regulator — protein sequence MARVGLTTERLVRAGAELADEVGFEQVTVSELARRFDVKVASLYSHVKNSQDLKTRIALFALEELADRAADAVAGRAGKDALVAFANVYRDYGREHPGRAAAARMRLDPETAAASAGVRHAQMTRAILRGYDLTEPDATHAVRLLGSVFHGYSSLETAGGFSHSAPDSEETWIRILDALDALLRNWPTEPTP from the coding sequence GTGGCACGCGTTGGACTGACCACGGAACGCCTGGTCCGGGCGGGTGCGGAGCTGGCCGACGAGGTCGGCTTCGAGCAGGTGACCGTGTCGGAGCTCGCCCGGCGCTTCGACGTCAAGGTCGCGAGCCTGTACTCGCACGTGAAGAACTCCCAGGACCTCAAGACGCGCATCGCCCTGTTCGCGCTGGAGGAACTGGCCGACCGGGCGGCCGACGCCGTGGCCGGGCGGGCCGGCAAGGACGCGCTGGTCGCCTTCGCCAACGTCTACCGCGACTACGGCCGTGAGCACCCCGGCCGTGCCGCCGCCGCGCGGATGCGGCTCGACCCCGAGACGGCGGCCGCCAGTGCGGGCGTCCGGCACGCGCAGATGACGCGGGCGATCCTGCGCGGCTACGACCTGACGGAGCCGGACGCGACGCATGCCGTACGGCTCCTGGGCAGCGTCTTCCACGGCTACTCCAGCCTGGAGACGGCGGGCGGCTTCAGTCACAGCGCTCCCGACTCCGAGGAGACCTGGATCCGGATCCTGGACGCCCTCGACGCCCTGCTGCGCAACTGGCCCACCGAGCCCACTCCCTGA